The genome window GGAGTGCTCGGCTATATCCGACTCCATCCTGAGATTGGAAAGCAAGTTCTTGTGAGGAATAATGACTGGCCATCAGATCCTACATTCCTTGCAAGCATAAGAATGCCTGATTTCCAGAGACTCGCAGAGGTTGATCTAAAGGCAATAGAAGGATTCCAGACTTATCTGGTAAGAAATGGTATTGGAACCTGTGGTATAAAACCCCAGGAATTTCTTTTTGAGAAAACAGATTTCAGAAGGTAATTCCGGTCGTGCTAAACGGGGAGCTAGCGGTGCCCTGACTCCGCCATCAGAATGGCGGATGACCCGAAATCCGCTTATGCGGGGTGAATGCCCTATGGAGCAGGTGATTTCAGGGGCAACAGCATGGATCAAAGGGCGTTGACGCTCGGGTCTTATGAAAGCACCGTCTACAAACCCCGCCAGGTCCGGAAGGAAGCAACGGTAAGTAGAAATGGGCTGGTCATAAGGGAGCCTGGGCTGAGTTCTTTACCCTGCTGTTCCTGGAATGGCCGGCGAATTAGGGTTGCACGACCGGATAATAGGGAAAAATGATTAGATAACGGAAAATAGGAATTGAAGAAGTTTTTCAATCATTTAATTATTTAGCCAGATACCAATAATTATGGCGCACAGGGTTTTTTCATTAAAATATCGTCCTCAAAATTTTGATGAACTGACAGGACAGGATCATATTGTCCTTTCTCTTAAAGGCGCAATCAACAGTGGTGCGATAGGTCATGCATTTCTATTTGCCGGACCGAGGGGTGTTGGAAAAACAACCACCGCCAGGATATTTGCCAAGAGTTTGAATTGCATAAATGGTCCGACAGTTAATCCCTGTCAGGAGTGTCCATCCTGTAAAGAGATAGCAACGAGTAGAAGCATTGATGTTATAGAAATTGATGGTGCATCAAATCGTGGTATTGATGAAATAAGAAATCTACGGGAAAGCATCAAATACGCCCCGCTTCATGGTAAGTACAAAATTTATATCATTGATGAAGTCCATATGCTTACACCTGAGGCGTTCAATGCTTTATTAAAAACGCTTGAAGAACCACCACCGAGTGTTGTTTTTATACTTGCAACAACAAACCCCGCGAAGGTACCCGCAACGATTGTTTCAAGATGCCAGCGTTTTACATTTAAGCGCCTTTCCATTACTGAAATCAGTCAGCGGTTAAAGAAAATTGCTCAAATGGAAGGAATTGAAATAACTGATAAGGCATTATACTATCTTGCCCTGAGGGCTGATGGTAGTATCCGCGATGGCGAAAGCATTCTTGAACAATTGACTTCTTTCTCTGAAGGTAAGATAACCGAGGAGGATGTATTTAAACTCATTGGCTTTCTGAGTGTTGACTTTTATATTGAATTGATGAATAAAATCGTCCAGAATGACCTTGCAGGAATGATTTTATTGTTGAATAAAGGCATTGAAGAAGGGGCGGATGTTCTTGAGATCTATAAAGGATTGGTGGGTTATTTTAGAAAGACCTTACTTGCCCATATTGGAATTGATTATGAACTGATTGAATCATCGCCCGAAGAGCTCAATCTTTTGAAAAGTATAAATCTGGATCAGGCACGAATTATAAATTTAATTGAAACCAGTCTGAGATCCGAGGATGTCATAAAAAGATCAATAAATCCAAGGATTGCGCTTGAATTGCTTTTTGCCCAGTTTATCTTGAATTCACAAACAAACAATAAGATTCAGTCAATAAAAAACAACCAGGATATATTCCAGGCGCAGAAGGTTTTGACCAGTAAAGAAAAATTGATTGCGTATCTTAGCAAAAAAAGCCCGAAAATTTCTGCAATAATCTATCAAACGGAATTAAAGATAAATGAGAATAATGTTGAAATAATTGTAAATAATGATTTCCAGCATAAAGAGTTGACGGCACATCAAAAATTATTAATTGAGGCATTGAAAAGTATTATCGGGCAGGATGTAATTTTGAAAATAAATATTGTTGAGCCACAGAAGAAATCCAATGATCTAACAGATACGATAATATCAATGTTTGATGGAGAAGAAGTTAGATAAATGGATATCATCCTGTATTAATCGGTATAAAGAATGAAGGATATTTTTAAACAGGCGTTAAAATTACAGGAAAAATTGCAAGAAGAATTAAAAAAGATAAGGGTTGAAGGTAGTGCAGGTGGAGGGATGGTGCGTATTGAAATGGACGGGGAACATAATGTGCTTTCAGTAAAGATTGAACCGCAGATCATTGAAGAAAAAGATATCAATATGCTCCAGGATTTGATAATTGCGGCATTCAACGATGCCCAGAATAAGGTCAAAGAAAAAGTTCGGGAAAGTGTATCATCTTTAACTGGTTTACCTCTTTTTTAATTAAACCCAATTTTATCATTGACAGGACAGAAATATTAAATATAATTATTATGTGGATTTCGCTACCAGGGCCATTGGGAACTGGGGAAGACTTTTAAAAAGAAAGGAGGATTAATGAAAGGCACTAAGATAAGTCTTCGGTTTTTGGTTATAGCACTTTTGCTTACACTACCTTATTCTTTATATGGAATCAGCTCAACCAAAAACGCAGAAACAAAAAATAATCAGATCCAATCTGTTGAAAAAAATGAGTCCGTTGTATTTGCAGCACGACAGGAATTTGTTGATAGTTTTGAAAGGGCAGATCTTGCACCCTGGACCACATACGGCTATCCGGGTAGTGTCCAGATGCTGACTTTTGGTATGAGGGATACAACTAATAATTATGGACCACAGGCACCAGCACATTCTGGTTATCGTTATCCTGGACACCCGAGCAATGATGTTGCGCTCTATCCTTCACCGGGTCAAAATCCTGGTAATGGCGTTTGTCTTGAATCACCAACAATCGATTTAACTGGTTGGGATTCACTCTTTGTATCATTCTCTTACTGGGGTGATTTTGAAGGTAATGCAACAAACTTTGATGGATTCATTCTGCAAATTACAACAAACAATGGCTCAACCTGGACACAGGTTGATGCATCTCATTTAGGACATTTAATCCCCACCTATGACCAGCGTCTTGCTAACACAGGTCTATTAGGAAATGCATGGGCATATTGTTATGATACAAGACCAAACTGGGTTGATGTCGCCTCACTCAATCTTATGGCACTCGGCTATGCCGCACCTGGAAACCAAATCAAGATTCGTTTTGTATTTGCCTATGATGCACTTGATGGTGGGCAGGGTTGCTTTATTGATGATATCAGAGTAGCATCTACCCCCTCTGCAGACCTCCAGCCACCTACGATTGAACACGCACCACTTGAGGATACACCGGATACAACAAATGGTTATATCGTAACGGCGACGATAACTGACCCGGGTAGCGGAGTTAATCCCGATTCAGTGATTCTAAACTATCGCATTGAGAATGGTCCCTGGAATCAACTGACAATGCAGGAAGTCGGAACCGATATCTATGAGACAACCATACCACCACAGCACTATCATACCGATATCTACTATTACATAAGAGCGGTTGATAATGCAGGTAATGGCGCCAATACCCAGACATATAATTTTGAAGTAACAAGTGCAATTACACTATTTTACGATGATGGACAGCCGTACTGGATACCGGGTGGATTGAGTATTGGTTCGGGAATGTTCGTGAGATTTGATTTTGCTCCAGCAGGCATTGACAGTGGGCTTCTCCACGAAGTAAAATTTTTCTTCAGCAGGGCAGGATATTTTGATTTAAAGGTTTATGCGATCGGTACTGGCGGAGCGCCCGGATCATTGATTTATACAAAACCCAATCTCCAATCCCCAGGATATGATTGGTACAGTGAAGAGATAACCAATGCCAATATTCGGGTAGTGCCTGGTGCGGTAGTTGGGTTTATAATTGGACCACCGATTGGAACAGACACAGTCAGTTGTTTGATGGACCCGGCATTGAATTACCAGCAGAATATGTGGATATATCAAAATAACCAGTGGGGAAATCCAACGAGTGGTGGTGATTTTATGATAAGGCTTAAAGTCATTCCTCTACCTCAATATGGCATAAAAGAAAGTTCAAATAAATCCATTGTACCCAAATTAGAGCTACAACCTAACTTTATCACTGGAAATGGCGCAACCATAAAATACACCGTCACAAACGCAGAAAAAATTAAACTGGTTGTTTATGATATAACCGGAAAGGTTGTGAAAACCATTGTTAACAAATATCAGGAACCAGGTACATATACGGTCCGCTGGAACGGCAAAGACCAAAATGGGAAATCGGTTTCTGCGGGTATTTATTTTGTAACCCTTGATACTGGAACAGAACCATTGACCAGGAAGGCAGTTCTTGTAAGATAACTGGCTAAATGACTATACCCCTGTCGGGTATATTTTGAACCCGACAGGGGTATATTTAGTTATATTTTTGTGCAATATATTATACTTTTGTAAAATTTGTTGTGAAAAATGATAACAAAAACCTTTGTTTTTCAGGAGTTTTTTTATACAAATCTGGCACAGATTTTGCATATAAGGTTTTTAGAAGTAGTTATTTGGCAAAAAAGGAGGTAATATGAAGCCAAAACTCGTTATTGTGTGGTTTGCTGTGTTGCTGGTGTTTTTTGTAGGCTGTGGTAAAAAGGTAGATGAGGATGAACTTTACCAGGCAAACAATCTAATCCAGGGTCTTACCATGCTTGGAATGATGACTGATGTTGATGCCTACAGTAGTAGTTATCTATGTGCACCACCATTATGGGAAGGTCCGGCAGCATATAATGTGCCTGAGGAGTGGGCGGATCTTTACTACAGGTTTGTTATAAAATTTCCGGTTGACAGCCAGGGGGTTACTATTGACTCGGGACATCTTTATCTTATGTTTACCCCTGATATCTGGGATTCCGCGCATGCCAATGATACAATCATAAAGATGGACATAGGATTGCTTGCTGATAATAGAAATATATGGTTCCGCGCAGTGGTCGGCATTCCTGATACAACCCATGTGACTGGTGATTTGAAATGGAACTGGAATTCTACCTGGTATCGCTATGAATTTGATAATAGCACGGTCACAGAAGCAGCATTGATAAACATAACAACTTCTTCAGATATTAGACTATCAGCCCAATTCAAATTTGGTGATGATGGTGCTGGTACTACCGAAGACAACTGGGCAAAGTTTGATCAGACAATCTTTGTCCGCTATGAATTCTTTGCCCAACCCGACCCAAACGGATATGATGGCTATTTTATTCTTTTGAGCGAAGGATGGAAGGTAAAGCACTATTTCAAACTGGCAAGACCAGCAGCATAAACTGGATATTCAGTTAAAAGGGGAGCGTCTGCTCCCCTTTTTTATTTTATTACGATTACCTTTCTTAAAGTATGAGCCGACTTTATGTAATAAACACCTGATGCTGTGGGTTCAAATTTTAATTTTTCAGTATTGTTTTTAAATACGAGTCTGCCACTCGCATCATATATTTCAATCTCCTTCGGTTGTTTAAATTCAAGATTTATTTTGCGCATAATAGTTGGAATATTTATTCTCTCTGATAGTGATTCATGTTTCTGTTCATCTATTCCGGTAACGATATTTTGCTGAATTATCCAGCGTTCAGGGTCAACAACGATTGATACTGGTTCTTGATTTACGAGAAATTCAAAATGTTGGGGTGATTGATTTATCTGGAGGGTTATTATTGTGTCACTACTTAAGAAATGTATTCCAACCGGCAGGGGATTATGAAAGACTGCGGGACCGATTGTCTGGATCTGGGTGATATCAAGCGTCAAACGCCAGTTTGGTGATTCATAGATTTTGTTCCAGGTTACTCGGTAATAAGGATAACCCATTCCATAGACAAATTCATTAAAGAACCAGTCATAGTTATTACCCAATACTTGATTCATTATACGATTCAGGTCATCGGTTGAGGCATTCTTATAGGCAAAGGAGTCGCGATATGTTGATAGCAACTCAAGCCACATACTATCACTGCCACAGAGATAACGAATCATATGTAAGACCCAGGATCCTTTACAATAACTGTGTCCCCACGAAAAGATTAGATTTGACGGTGGATTGTAAATAGGGTGGGGGTTTACATTTTCTGCACCAAAATAACTGGTTAGTCTACTAATCATAGTATTTATGAATGCCTGATGTCCTTCTCGGCGTTCAAGATAGAGTGCATCACAATATGTGGCAAATCCTTCATTGAGCCAGACATTCTGCCAGCCAAAACAGGTTATCATATCACCCCACCACTGATGGGAGAGTTCGTGCGCCATTCCATAATAATCATTGTTTATAATCCATTGCCGGTGGATTGTGCTCATCGTCTGGTGTTCCATTCCACCGTAATAAAACGGACTCACGACATTCATACCATATCGTTCAAACGGGTAGTCACCAAATAGAGAATCGTAAAAATAAATCATATCGGTCGTCAGAGAGAATGCAGTTGGTGCATAGATTGTATCTTCGGGCCAGAGATAATATTTTATCTCAATACTTTCACCTGGGGCAGGATAAAACCAGTCAGAATATGTCTTATATATGCTTGAGGCAAAATGTATCAAATAGGGTGAAATTGGATAATTATGTTTCCAGTGATATGTAGCATAACCCTGGGATACGGTCTTACCGAGATATTCCCCCGTGGCACAGACAGTAAAAGAGTCGGGCACGGTAATATAAAATTCTACTCCATAATCAGCCTTGTCCCACAATCGGTCATAACAGGGAAACCATTTCTTCTCCGCAAATGGACAGCCCAGGGTATAAGAAATTGGATGAAGGTTTTGATAGAATAGATAGCCCATATTACCTGTCCCGGTCCCGCTATATCCAACCATAACGCTGAATGAATCACCAAGATTGTAAGAATGGGGTAAGTTTACAAAAATTGTGTCAGCAATGTGCGCATAAGTAGCTGAAATACCATCCACCTTTATTGAATCAACGCTCAATCCTGATAAATATAGGTCTATCTGATTTAAATTATTCAGATTGCTGCGCATTGCAACAGTAACCGCACCTGAAAGATAGCGAGAATTCATGGGCAGATGCAAATTTATCAAATAGTGGAGGACATTATATGAATGTGTTGATTCGGCAAAGACTGATTCAGGGTAAAAGACCTGTTTATTTTCAAAATCAGAAAAATTTTGATTAAGTATGATAAATAAAAGGACAAACATAATTTCTCCCTTGAACTTCTATTTACTCATTATCAAAATTAACTCCCTCAAAATAACCGCAACTGCCGAACCAGATGCGTAGGGGGAACTAGCAAGGGGATTGTATTCCACTATATCCGCACCAATTATCTTTCTATTTTTTAAAAGTAGCAGGGAATCTATCAGCTCCTTAATGGTTATTCCATTAGGTTCAGGTGTTGCGACGGCGGGAACCTGTGAAGGGTCAATAACATCCACATCTATTGTTATATAAATAGGGTCGGGGATCTTTTTGAGAATCTTTTTTAAAGGTTTCAATGCTTCAAATCTAAAGAGATTTTTATTCAAATAAAATTCATCTTCTGTACCGGAACGAATGCCGAATTGATAGATGTTATTTAACCCGATAATATCTCCTGCCCTGCGCATTGCTGCTGCATGGCTGAATTTCTCTCCATGATAATTATCTCTTAAATCAGCGTGGGCGTCAAAATGGATGATTGAAAATTTCTTGATAACCCTATTTATGCCTTTCACTATTGGAAATGATACGGTATGCTCGCCACCCAGGAATATCACCCTTTTACCCTTTTTATACAATTCAAATGCCTTTTCTTCCATTTCTTTTAACTGGTCATCAGTCTCAAATTCATAATCATCAAGGTCCGCAATCTTTACAGATTCAACTGATCGATTCTGATAAGGTGAGAACCACTCAATATTTTCTGTGCACATCCTTATGTACCGCGGTCCAAACCTGGAGCCCGGAACAAAGGATGATGTGCGGTCATAAGGGAAGCCGATAATGACAATATCGGCGCTTTTAAGAGCGGAATTAGCATATTCTATTATCATTTTGTTTTCCTTTTTAATTTTATGCAGCGTTTGTATATCCGAGGGCACCAGCCATTGTTATAGCCTTTATTGGACAGACTTCAAAACATCTTCCGCATCCTATACATTTGGATTTATCTATTGTGTGCCTTTGCCCCGGCATTCCATCTATTGCCTTGAACTGACATACTTTGATACATTCGCCACATCCGTCACACTTTAAAGAGATAATGCCATAAGGTCTTGCCACGGCACGGTCAACAAAACAATTCAATGGACATTTATGAAAACAGATTCCGCAGGAATTACATTTTTGGTAATCAATAATAGGAAGATTATCTTTTAATATTATCGCTCCATAAGGGCAGACTTCTACGCAAATCCCACATCCGGTGCAACCAAATTTGCAAAATTTTTTTACCCTTTCTTCAGTATCGTTTGAGTTACAGGCGAGATATATCAACTGGGAACGTGGTGCCAATGCAAGAACATGTCTGGGGCATTCTTCCACACATAGCCCACAACCGTCACACAGATCCTGGTTGATGACCGGTAATCTGTTTTTACTCATTTGAATTGCCTTTTTGGGGCAAATATCAACGCAGTGTCCATCTCCAAGACAGCCATATACACAGGCTTTGTTCCCTCTAAACAATGTATAATTTAACCAGCAATCTTTAGGTCCTTTATAGACAAATGAATCTTTTGCGTTAATCCCTCCTTTGCACCTCAGAACACAGATATATTCTTCCATTTATCTCTAAAGGTCTTTTATCAATTCAATAAATCTCTTGTATGGTATTGCTGTCCATGATTCGGCTGATACAGCACCACCAGAAAGGCTGATCATTGAAACCTTTGCTGCAGTTTCTTCATCGGGGGCTTCATATATATCTAAGAAATCATAAGGTCCCAATAGCGCATAATGGGCAAGGAATTTAACATCAGGACAATCCTTTTTTACCCGCTCCATCCATTGTCTGCCAATTTCTGCCCTCTTTTTTAAATCCTTGGTAAGCTCCGGTGATAATTTTGTTGCAAGAATAAATGTTGCCATATCAACTCCTTTCTCAAGATTATATTCTGATTAAAATTGAAGTCAATATCAAACTTTGAATTCAAAAGGATTGATATTATGTTTTTTCATTAATCGGATCAAAAAATTTCTTGATACACCAATTAATTCTGCAGCCCGGGTTTGATTACCCTGGGTCTGGGAAAGTGCCTTCTTCACAAGTTCGCTCTCAAGTTTATTAATTGCCTCATTATAATTTAAAGTAGACGACTGTTCAATTTTTGGCGGTTCAATGAATTTCAGGGTTATATCTTCAGGTTTTATAAATTTATCACGAGTAATGATTATTGCCTTTTCAATTGTGTTCCTTAATTCCCTGATATTTCCTGGCCATTCATAATTTTTCAGAATTTCCATTGCCTCTTCTGTTATCCCTTGAATATCCTTATGGTATTCCTTCGCAATTTCTCTTAAAAAGT of candidate division WOR-3 bacterium contains these proteins:
- the dnaX gene encoding DNA polymerase III subunit gamma/tau, producing the protein MAHRVFSLKYRPQNFDELTGQDHIVLSLKGAINSGAIGHAFLFAGPRGVGKTTTARIFAKSLNCINGPTVNPCQECPSCKEIATSRSIDVIEIDGASNRGIDEIRNLRESIKYAPLHGKYKIYIIDEVHMLTPEAFNALLKTLEEPPPSVVFILATTNPAKVPATIVSRCQRFTFKRLSITEISQRLKKIAQMEGIEITDKALYYLALRADGSIRDGESILEQLTSFSEGKITEEDVFKLIGFLSVDFYIELMNKIVQNDLAGMILLLNKGIEEGADVLEIYKGLVGYFRKTLLAHIGIDYELIESSPEELNLLKSINLDQARIINLIETSLRSEDVIKRSINPRIALELLFAQFILNSQTNNKIQSIKNNQDIFQAQKVLTSKEKLIAYLSKKSPKISAIIYQTELKINENNVEIIVNNDFQHKELTAHQKLLIEALKSIIGQDVILKINIVEPQKKSNDLTDTIISMFDGEEVR
- a CDS encoding YbaB/EbfC family nucleoid-associated protein, whose translation is MKDIFKQALKLQEKLQEELKKIRVEGSAGGGMVRIEMDGEHNVLSVKIEPQIIEEKDINMLQDLIIAAFNDAQNKVKEKVRESVSSLTGLPLF
- a CDS encoding FlgD immunoglobulin-like domain containing protein, with the translated sequence MKGTKISLRFLVIALLLTLPYSLYGISSTKNAETKNNQIQSVEKNESVVFAARQEFVDSFERADLAPWTTYGYPGSVQMLTFGMRDTTNNYGPQAPAHSGYRYPGHPSNDVALYPSPGQNPGNGVCLESPTIDLTGWDSLFVSFSYWGDFEGNATNFDGFILQITTNNGSTWTQVDASHLGHLIPTYDQRLANTGLLGNAWAYCYDTRPNWVDVASLNLMALGYAAPGNQIKIRFVFAYDALDGGQGCFIDDIRVASTPSADLQPPTIEHAPLEDTPDTTNGYIVTATITDPGSGVNPDSVILNYRIENGPWNQLTMQEVGTDIYETTIPPQHYHTDIYYYIRAVDNAGNGANTQTYNFEVTSAITLFYDDGQPYWIPGGLSIGSGMFVRFDFAPAGIDSGLLHEVKFFFSRAGYFDLKVYAIGTGGAPGSLIYTKPNLQSPGYDWYSEEITNANIRVVPGAVVGFIIGPPIGTDTVSCLMDPALNYQQNMWIYQNNQWGNPTSGGDFMIRLKVIPLPQYGIKESSNKSIVPKLELQPNFITGNGATIKYTVTNAEKIKLVVYDITGKVVKTIVNKYQEPGTYTVRWNGKDQNGKSVSAGIYFVTLDTGTEPLTRKAVLVR
- a CDS encoding M1 family aminopeptidase, with the translated sequence MFVLLFIILNQNFSDFENKQVFYPESVFAESTHSYNVLHYLINLHLPMNSRYLSGAVTVAMRSNLNNLNQIDLYLSGLSVDSIKVDGISATYAHIADTIFVNLPHSYNLGDSFSVMVGYSGTGTGNMGYLFYQNLHPISYTLGCPFAEKKWFPCYDRLWDKADYGVEFYITVPDSFTVCATGEYLGKTVSQGYATYHWKHNYPISPYLIHFASSIYKTYSDWFYPAPGESIEIKYYLWPEDTIYAPTAFSLTTDMIYFYDSLFGDYPFERYGMNVVSPFYYGGMEHQTMSTIHRQWIINNDYYGMAHELSHQWWGDMITCFGWQNVWLNEGFATYCDALYLERREGHQAFINTMISRLTSYFGAENVNPHPIYNPPSNLIFSWGHSYCKGSWVLHMIRYLCGSDSMWLELLSTYRDSFAYKNASTDDLNRIMNQVLGNNYDWFFNEFVYGMGYPYYRVTWNKIYESPNWRLTLDITQIQTIGPAVFHNPLPVGIHFLSSDTIITLQINQSPQHFEFLVNQEPVSIVVDPERWIIQQNIVTGIDEQKHESLSERINIPTIMRKINLEFKQPKEIEIYDASGRLVFKNNTEKLKFEPTASGVYYIKSAHTLRKVIVIK
- the speB gene encoding agmatinase; protein product: MIIEYANSALKSADIVIIGFPYDRTSSFVPGSRFGPRYIRMCTENIEWFSPYQNRSVESVKIADLDDYEFETDDQLKEMEEKAFELYKKGKRVIFLGGEHTVSFPIVKGINRVIKKFSIIHFDAHADLRDNYHGEKFSHAAAMRRAGDIIGLNNIYQFGIRSGTEDEFYLNKNLFRFEALKPLKKILKKIPDPIYITIDVDVIDPSQVPAVATPEPNGITIKELIDSLLLLKNRKIIGADIVEYNPLASSPYASGSAVAVILRELILIMSK
- a CDS encoding 4Fe-4S binding protein produces the protein MEEYICVLRCKGGINAKDSFVYKGPKDCWLNYTLFRGNKACVYGCLGDGHCVDICPKKAIQMSKNRLPVINQDLCDGCGLCVEECPRHVLALAPRSQLIYLACNSNDTEERVKKFCKFGCTGCGICVEVCPYGAIILKDNLPIIDYQKCNSCGICFHKCPLNCFVDRAVARPYGIISLKCDGCGECIKVCQFKAIDGMPGQRHTIDKSKCIGCGRCFEVCPIKAITMAGALGYTNAA
- a CDS encoding GYD domain-containing protein, with amino-acid sequence MATFILATKLSPELTKDLKKRAEIGRQWMERVKKDCPDVKFLAHYALLGPYDFLDIYEAPDEETAAKVSMISLSGGAVSAESWTAIPYKRFIELIKDL